In Methanoregula formicica SMSP, the DNA window GTGCCTCGCGGGTAGTCCCCACGACAAGCCACTGCTCGCTGCCGTGCTCTTCGAGGACACCGCATGCCTCGATAATCTCCCCGGCAAGCGCCTGACCGCTGTACGTGTGGGTGAAGGAGAGGACCCGCGAGACCGATTCGTGCTCCACCTCGTATACCGCGGGATTGTCAAAGGCGAGCGAGGCGTCAATTACCTTAGCTTCGATGGTTGCTTTTCCCAGCACCGTCCCCCGGCCGGAGGTGGCGCTCTTTATCTCATCGTAGGAGCGCGTGTACAGGATATCGAAGTAGGTGCCTTCGATCTGTCCGCGGTTCCACTTCCGCTGTTCGTGAAGCACGAAGGAATCGTACGGGATCTCGGGTTTGCGCTTCTCGTATACCTTGCGCCACATTGCTTCCGAGAGCCCTTCGATCTTTCCGTCAAGGATCCCCTGCCGGACCAGAGCCTGGGCAGAAAACCAGTTCTTCCCGTACACCACCATGTCAATATCCGAACTCTCGTTGGCAAGGTCGCAAAGGAGGGAACCGGTGCACCCGACTGTCC includes these proteins:
- a CDS encoding nucleotidyltransferase domain-containing protein, with the protein product MLPVRLRDFIEDRDGWLYAVSTYDNTDRIGCVLRYVPEESGARVHPSGRRYTKYDFEEAYAHIAQHKPEYAGLLHRVPYEDVNRILKPDQEINRIAAAHPRVRKLVSLFAQPPGTVGCTGSLLCDLANESSDIDMVVYGKNWFSAQALVRQGILDGKIEGLSEAMWRKVYEKRKPEIPYDSFVLHEQRKWNRGQIEGTYFDILYTRSYDEIKSATSGRGTVLGKATIEAKVIDASLAFDNPAVYEVEHESVSRVLSFTHTYSGQALAGEIIEACGVLEEHGSEQWLVVGTTREARGEYIVSKTLLES